One window from the genome of Hippoglossus hippoglossus isolate fHipHip1 chromosome 6, fHipHip1.pri, whole genome shotgun sequence encodes:
- the LOC117763048 gene encoding overexpressed in colon carcinoma 1 protein → MGCGNSSVTSGTEGGPADASKEVTEDPPVDDEKRRNYGGVYVGIPTDMTTVATSQSKSTHSD, encoded by the exons ATGGGTTGTGGCAATTCCTCAGTTACCAGCGGCACAGAAGGGG ggCCAGCAGATGCCTCCAAAGAAGT GACAGAAGATCCTCCGGTAGACGATGAGAAAAGAAG GAACTATGGTGGTGTGTACGTGGGTATACCCACAGACATGACCACTGTGGCTACTAGTCAGTCCAAGTCCACACATTCAG ACTAG